In Nyctibius grandis isolate bNycGra1 chromosome 6, bNycGra1.pri, whole genome shotgun sequence, a single genomic region encodes these proteins:
- the NEUROG2 gene encoding neurogenin-2, translated as MLVKAEGPAPPAEDELLLLGLVSPARSPSLPSSAEEEEEEEEEEEEPRAVEAPRGKRRPGRCRGAPRTAETAQRLKRSRRLKANNRERNRMHNLNAALDALRDVLPTFPEDAKLTKIETLRFAHNYIWALTETLRLAGAARIGPAPAPVPGGGGSSSPGGGPADGSPSPASCWSGGAASPAPSHSPYACTLSPASPASEPEHWPPPPAPFASPPLPHRCL; from the coding sequence ATGCTGGTGAAGGCGGAGGGCCCGGCGCCGCCGGCCGAGGacgagctgctgctgctggggctggtctCGCCCGCCCGCTCGCCCTCGCTGCCCTCCAgcgccgaggaggaggaggaagaggaggaggaggaggaagagccgCGGGCCGTCGAGGCGCCGCGGGGGaagcggcggccgggccggtGTCGCGGTGCCCCGCGGACGGCGGAGACGGCGCAAAGGCTGAAGCGGAGCCGGCGGCTCAAGGCCAACAACCGGGAGCGGAACCGGATGCACAACCTGAACGCGGCGCTGGACGCGCTCCGCGACGTGCTGCCCACCTTCCCCGAGGACGCCAAGCTCACCAAGATCGAGACGCTCCGCTTCGCCCATAACTACATCTGGGCTCTCACCGAAACGCTGCGCCTGGCCGGGGCGGCGCGGATCGgcccggcaccggcaccggtaccgggcggcggggggagcagcagccccgggggcggccccgccgaCGGCAGCCCCTCGCCCGCCTCCTGCTGGAGCGGCGGcgccgccagccccgcgcccTCCCACTCGCCCTACGCCTGCACTTTATCGCCCGCCAGCCCCGCCTCGGAGCCCGAGCACTGGCCGCCCCCGCCGGCTCCCTTCGcctccccgccgctgccccacCGCTGCCTTTAG